TGTGAGTCAGGATAAGGCTGCCTAAATATGGGATCTCCAGTGCAAAATGGGTTTTCTCTTGTTTCATGTCTGGCCAGCCAAACAGAATCAGTGGGGTAGGTTCGCCGGGTTTATTTTCCCAGTGACCTTCAATGGCCGCAATTTTGGCTGGCTGATGTTCCAGCGTATTAAGGCCGTGGGCATCACCAATAACCGCCTGAAGAGGGGCGACAATTAAAGCCATCCACATTGCCATCGACAGCATTTTTCGCATCGCCGGAGTATCGCGTTTGCGTAGCAAATGCCAGGCGGCGGAAGCCCCAACAAAGAAGGCTGAGGCCAGGAAGGCGGCGGTTGACATGTGCAACAGGCGATAGGGGAATGAGGGGTTAAAGATCACCTTTAGCCAGTCAACTGGCACCACTTGCCCATTAATAACTTCAAAACCTTGTGGTGTCTGCATCCAACTATTGGAAGCCAGAATCCAGAAGGTTGACATGAGTGTGCCCAATGCCACCATGCAGGTGGCAAAGAAATGCAAGCCGGGGCCAACACGATTCCAGCCAAATAGCATCACCCCCAAGAAACCGGCTTCGAGGAAGAAAGCGGTCAAGACTTCATAAGTCAACAGCGGGCCAGTGATGCTGCCGGCAAATTCAGAGAAAAAGCTCCAGTTGGTGCCAAATTGGTAGGCCATAACCAGGCCGGACACCACGCCCATACCAAAGTTGACGGCAAAGATTTTTGACCAGAAATGGTAGAGGTCGCGGTAATCTTCATTTTTAGTTTTTAGCCATAAACCTTCGAGTACGGCCAGAAAACTGGCAAGGCCGATAGTGATGGCCGGGAAGATAATATGGAACGAAATGGTGAAAGCGAATTGGATTCTGGCCAACTCGAGAGCGGTTAAGCCAAACATAGCGACCTCGCTAAAAACATGGTACTGCCTCATCAAACTATAGAAGAAATCGCGCCACAGAGGCGATTTGGTGACATCGCGACGGGCAATTATTTCGCTGAGTAAACTTGGCAGTTAGTTAACCATAAGTTAAAGTGGCTATAATAGTGACAATTAATTCAATCTCACCTATAACAGTTGGCTTATGACGCGATATGAACAGTTAGCGCAACAAATTCGCGCGCAAATACAATCTAAGGTCTGGCAAGCAGGTGACAAGCTGCCATCACTGCGGGAAAGTTGTAAGCAATCGGGTTTAAGCTTAATGACCGTAGTGCAGTCTTATCAGTTACTGGAAAGTCAGGGATGGATCGTGGCCCGCCCGCAATCAGGATATTATGTTGCTTCGCGTCCAACCCAGTTGCCGCAACCTCAGCGGGGGAAAAAACTGCATCTGGACGAGCAAGTAGACATCAATACTTTTATTTTTGATGTATTACAGGCGGGAAAAGATCCGGCCATCATGCCGTTTGGCTCGGCATTTCCAGATCCGAGCTTATTGCTGCAACCCCGATTGTCACGTGCACTGGCGGGGGTTGCGCGTAAAATATCACCGCAAAGTTCAGTGACAAACTTGCCGCCGGGCAATGAAAGTTTGCGCCGTAATATTGCTCAGCGTTATGCCGCCAGTGGGATGAATGTTTCACCCGAAGAAATTGTGATTACCGCCGGTGCGATGGAGTCCCTTAGCCTGAGTTTGCAGGCGGTGACTCAGCCTGGAGATTGGGTTGTTATTGAATCACCGGCGTTTTATGGTGCGCTACAGGCCATAGAGCGCCTGCGCTTAAAAGCTATTGCCATTACCACGCACCCGCAAAATGGAATGGATCTCGATGCTCTTGAACAGGTCATCAACCAGTATCCGATCAAGGCGTGTTGGCTGATGACGCACTTCCAGAACCCGCTTGGTAGCACGATGTCCTGGCCTCAGAAAAAACGGCTGGTGGCGCTGCTGCAACAGAATAATATTTCGTTAATTGAAGATGATGTTTATGGTGAGTTGTACTTCGGTGCTGAGCGCCCCTTGCCGGCCAAAGCACTCGATCAACACCGCCAAATTCTGCATTGCTCCTCTTTTTCAAAATGTCTGGCTCCGGGATTTCGCGTCGGTTGGGTGGCGGCGGGAGAACATGCACAGCGGGTGCAACATCTGCAACTGATGAGTACCGTTTCGGCCAGTGTTCCGACGCAGTTAGCTATTGCCGATTACCTCAGTCAAGGAGGGTACGACACTCATCTGCGCCGGTTGCGTCGTATGATGGAACAGCGGCTAAACGCGCTGCGTCAGGCGGTGGTTGAGCACTTTCCCAAGAATGTCAAAATCAGCCATCCCTCTGGGGGCTACTTCTTGTGGCTGGAATTGGAACCGCCATTTAATGCCAGTGAATTATACCGGCGAGCGTTGGCGCAGGGCGTCAGTATTGCGCCGGGACGGATGTTTACCACCGGCAATCAGTTCGATCACTGTTTTCGCCTCAATGCTTCATTTGCCTGGTCGGAGCAAAGCGAAAAAGCTATCCTAATTCTGGCTATGTTGATAACTCAATTGACCAGTGGTGCTGATAATCGCTCGCGCTAATCCTGCCATTTCTCCTCTTTAATCGGTTAATACTGATGGCTCCAGAAAATGGGGCCATGACCGCATGATCTGCTGATGAAATAACCGCCTTATTGTTGCACTTGTTATGCATAAACGGCTTTGTCCATCCTTTTATCCTCCCTTTTCCGGTAGCAGAAATGCACCCAATTGATGCATTGACTGCTCATTTATGGGTCATGAAGAGTCTCTGATGTTGTTTTTATGTTGCAAAAGTGTGATCCAATAGAGCAAAAATCAACATTGGTTTCCAATGCATACAATTTCGAGTTAAACCCGTCCAATTGGTCATTTTGATGGTCAATAGACAGTATGAATGCGAGTGTTTTGCATAATTATGCATTTTAAATATTTGTTTTAATGAGATTTATACATTTTATTCACATTGTGAGCGGTGTGGCACGAAAGCTGCTCTACACTTTATATCAGGTGAATATATTTCATTCTTCATTGTTAACAGAATAAGAGATTTTGTTGGGCGGCAGGGTGATTCCTGGCAATAAGCCTCTCAAGTCATTGGCCTCTCAAATAATAGGCCTCTCAAAAAACAAGTCTCTCACCCCATATTTACGCTGATTAAAGAGGCCACTATGGAACAGCCAATCCCGGTTACCCGACAGTCTTTTGATGAATGGATCGTCCCAACTTATGCTCCAGCTGACTTTATTGTGGTACGAGGCGAAGGGGCGACACTGTGGGATCAACAGGGTAAATCTTATATCGATTTTGCGGGAGGGATTGCTGTCAATGCCTTAGGACATGGGCATCCGGCCGTAAAAGCCGCATTGATTGAGCAAGCAGACAAAGTATGGCATTTGGGCAATGGCTATACCAATGAACCGGTGTTGCGACTGGCAAAACAACTGATTGATGCCACCTTCGCTGAAAAAGTATTTTTCTGTAATTCAGGAGCCGAAGCTAATGAAGCAGCGCTGAAATTGGCGCGTAAATATGCCTTGGATAATTTTGCCAATAAGCCGGGACAGCAGGGCGAAAAGAACCAGATTGTTGCCTTTAGAAACGCCTTTCATGGCCGGACACTGTTCACTGTTTCGGCGGGAGGCCAGCCCAAGTACTCGCAGGATTTTGCTCCATTGCCGGGGGGGGATTAGCCACGGCATTTTCAATGACCTGGCCTCTGCCGAAGCGCTTATTACCGATCAAACCTGCGCGGTGATTGTCGAGCCGATTCAAGGTGAAGGGGGCGTGTTACCCGCAGATAGCGAGTTCCTGCATGGCCTACGTGCATTGTGTGATCGCCATAATGCGGTACTGATTTTTGATGAAGTACAAACCGGTGTTGGCCGTACCGGTGAGTTGTATGCCTACATGCATTATGGCGTCACCCCTGATGTCCTGACCAGCGCCAAAGCTCTTGGGGGCGGGTTCCCGATAGCCGCCATGCTGACGACCACAAAATATGCCAGTGCACTGAATGTCGGCAGTCACGGGACAACTTACGGCGGTAACCCATTAGCTTGTGCGGTGGCGGGCACCGTTTTATCTCTCATCAACACACCAGCTGTATTGTCGGGCGTGAAAGAGCGGCACCAATGGTTCTTGGCGGGTTTGGCAGACATCAATGCGCGTTACAAGGTTTTCGCCGAAATACGCGGGCGCGGCTTGTTGATTGGCTGTGTGCTGAACAGTGATTATGCCGGCAAATCCAAAGATATCATTCAGGCCGCAGCTCAGCATGGGGTAATCGCTCTGATTGCTGGCCCCGATGTTGTCCGCTTTGCACCATCACTGATTATTTCTCAGCACGATATTAAAGAGGGCTTGGCCCGACTTGCTATGGGTATTGAGCAGGTCTGTCGTAAGGCTAAGTCGTAACACATCAGCCGTAATACATTAGCCGTAATACATCGGCAGTCAGCAAGGACCTTGAATATGATGAGAGTTCGCCCGGTAGAACGCCGTGATTTAGCCGATATTCTGGAGTTGGCTGGGAAAACTGGCGTTGGCATGACCTCACTGCCACAAAATGAGCAACACCTCGCCGCCAGAATTGAGCGTGCATTAAATACCTGGCAAGGTTCTTTGGCTGTGGGTGAGCAAGGTTACCTGTTCGTATTAGAAGACACTGAGCGAGAGAAAGTGGTGGGCGTCAGTGCTATAGAAGTGGCTGTGGGAATGAATGACCCTTGGTATAACTTCCGTGTGGGGACATTAGTTCATGCCTCTAAAACCCTCAATGTGTACAAATCAGTGCCGACGCTATTTTTGAGCAATGATCACACTGGTTATAGTGAACTCTGCACACTGTTTCTTGACCCTGAATATCGTAAAGATAAAAACGGCCCCTTTTTATCGAAAGTTCGTTTTTTGTTTATCGCCGCATTTCGCCAGCACTTCTCGCGCAAATTGATTGCTGAGATGCGCGGTTACACCGATGAACAAGGCCGTTCACCATTTTGGGAAAATGTCGGTCGTCACTTTTTCTCTATCGAATTTGCAAAAGCCGATTACCTGAGTGGGACGGGGCAAAAAGCGTTTATTGCCGAACTGATGCCGAAACACCCGCTGTATGTGGATTTTTTGGCAGAAGAAGCCCGTGCAGTGATAGGCCAGGTTCATCCTCACACCGCACCTGCTCGCGCGGTTCTGGAGACTGAAGGCCTGCAATATCAGGGATATGTCGATATTTTTGATGGTGGGCCGACGTTGGAAGCCAACACCGACGAAGTGCGGGCGGTGCGCGATAGCAGCCAGCGAAAAGTGGTTATTGATGATATTGATATTGACCCAAGTGGCAGCGCTTATTTAGTGGCCAATGACCGTTACCAAGAATTTCGTTCCATATTAATTAACACCCATCTATCAGACGAATTTCTGCATTTAACCCCTGACAATGCAGCGGCACTGGGTGTTGTGGCGGGTGATGTGGTTCGGATAATCAGCCTTTTTGCCCCGGAGACTAAAAAATGACCCATCCTGCATTGTTTATTCAGGGGGAATGGCGCACCGGTAAAGGTGCCCATTTTGATAAACATGACCCTATGGAACAGCAATTATTGTGGCAAGCGCGTGCCGCTGATAGCGCAGATGTCGCCGCTGCTTGTCGCGCTGCGCGTGATGCTTTCCCCACATGGGCGCGAACGCCATTGGAACAGCGAGTGGCGA
The sequence above is drawn from the Yersinia enterocolitica subsp. enterocolitica genome and encodes:
- a CDS encoding PLP-dependent aminotransferase family protein, whose amino-acid sequence is MTRYEQLAQQIRAQIQSKVWQAGDKLPSLRESCKQSGLSLMTVVQSYQLLESQGWIVARPQSGYYVASRPTQLPQPQRGKKLHLDEQVDINTFIFDVLQAGKDPAIMPFGSAFPDPSLLLQPRLSRALAGVARKISPQSSVTNLPPGNESLRRNIAQRYAASGMNVSPEEIVITAGAMESLSLSLQAVTQPGDWVVIESPAFYGALQAIERLRLKAIAITTHPQNGMDLDALEQVINQYPIKACWLMTHFQNPLGSTMSWPQKKRLVALLQQNNISLIEDDVYGELYFGAERPLPAKALDQHRQILHCSSFSKCLAPGFRVGWVAAGEHAQRVQHLQLMSTVSASVPTQLAIADYLSQGGYDTHLRRLRRMMEQRLNALRQAVVEHFPKNVKISHPSGGYFLWLELEPPFNASELYRRALAQGVSIAPGRMFTTGNQFDHCFRLNASFAWSEQSEKAILILAMLITQLTSGADNRSR
- a CDS encoding cytochrome ubiquinol oxidase subunit I; translation: MFGLTALELARIQFAFTISFHIIFPAITIGLASFLAVLEGLWLKTKNEDYRDLYHFWSKIFAVNFGMGVVSGLVMAYQFGTNWSFFSEFAGSITGPLLTYEVLTAFFLEAGFLGVMLFGWNRVGPGLHFFATCMVALGTLMSTFWILASNSWMQTPQGFEVINGQVVPVDWLKVIFNPSFPYRLLHMSTAAFLASAFFVGASAAWHLLRKRDTPAMRKMLSMAMWMALIVAPLQAVIGDAHGLNTLEHQPAKIAAIEGHWENKPGEPTPLILFGWPDMKQEKTHFALEIPYLGSLILTHSLDKQIPALKSFPPEDRPNSTIVFWSFRIMVGLGMLMILAGFWSLWLRWRGALYQSRPFLYFVLWMGPSGLIAILAGWFTTEVGRQPWIVYGLQRTSDAVSSHGEMHMSISLLIFILVYGSVFGVGYAYMMRLIRKGPIAHEGRQQDSGGPGQHATPARPLSAVSDANADSGVLTTDNNQNRS
- the astA gene encoding arginine N-succinyltransferase is translated as MMRVRPVERRDLADILELAGKTGVGMTSLPQNEQHLAARIERALNTWQGSLAVGEQGYLFVLEDTEREKVVGVSAIEVAVGMNDPWYNFRVGTLVHASKTLNVYKSVPTLFLSNDHTGYSELCTLFLDPEYRKDKNGPFLSKVRFLFIAAFRQHFSRKLIAEMRGYTDEQGRSPFWENVGRHFFSIEFAKADYLSGTGQKAFIAELMPKHPLYVDFLAEEARAVIGQVHPHTAPARAVLETEGLQYQGYVDIFDGGPTLEANTDEVRAVRDSSQRKVVIDDIDIDPSGSAYLVANDRYQEFRSILINTHLSDEFLHLTPDNAAALGVVAGDVVRIISLFAPETKK